One genomic region from Desulfuromonas sp. TF encodes:
- a CDS encoding PLP-dependent aminotransferase family protein produces MFILNTNDSTPLYRQLYQQIRDQVLAGELPAHSRLPSIRDMAVELAASRNTVEGAYQELCAEGYLYGKSRSGYFVSDIDPELVSSTQLVPPQQDLRPGPAESYRYDFHPARLDPQSFPSSAWRKCLIECLRSDSGTFSRYSEPQGEWGLRRTLQYYLERSRGVRCSPDQIVICSGLQQGLDVVAQLIRERHVSVATENPGYHLPRDLFRNHGFKVVPIGIGPDGLDLDALTSSACTVAYITPSHQMPLGQVMPVANRLELISWAKKMEGLIIEDDYDSELRYVGRPISSLQGLYPQGDIIYQGTFSKVFSPALRLSYMVLPRTLLHDYHRLFRNYLCPVPLLIQRAMILFMERGHWEQHLRRCRIYYRKKHGAMLKAIEQSFGSSARVIGQGAGLHVVLELTDGLIDEAGLVERAKQKGCRLLPVSDFYASGSPETNKLLLGFGGVDMDDIPHGVQILSTLIK; encoded by the coding sequence ATGTTTATCCTGAACACCAACGACTCCACGCCGCTCTACCGGCAGCTCTACCAGCAGATTCGTGACCAGGTCCTGGCAGGAGAACTCCCTGCCCATTCCAGGCTCCCCTCGATTCGCGACATGGCCGTGGAGTTGGCAGCAAGCCGCAATACGGTCGAGGGAGCTTATCAGGAATTGTGCGCTGAGGGGTATCTCTACGGCAAGTCACGGAGCGGATACTTTGTCTCCGACATCGATCCGGAACTCGTCTCATCGACACAGCTTGTTCCACCGCAACAGGACCTTCGTCCTGGGCCAGCGGAGAGTTATCGCTACGATTTTCATCCCGCGCGCCTCGACCCGCAGAGCTTTCCCTCGTCTGCCTGGCGTAAATGCCTCATCGAATGCCTTCGGTCAGACAGCGGGACATTTTCCCGGTATAGCGAACCGCAGGGCGAATGGGGGTTGCGTCGCACTCTTCAATATTATCTGGAACGCTCACGGGGCGTGCGCTGCTCTCCCGACCAGATCGTGATCTGTTCGGGTCTGCAGCAGGGCCTGGACGTGGTTGCCCAGCTCATCAGGGAGCGGCACGTCTCTGTGGCGACCGAGAATCCCGGATATCATCTTCCCCGTGACCTCTTCCGCAACCATGGGTTCAAGGTCGTCCCTATCGGTATCGGCCCCGATGGACTCGATCTGGATGCACTTACGTCGAGCGCATGCACCGTTGCTTACATTACCCCGTCGCACCAGATGCCGCTCGGCCAGGTGATGCCCGTGGCCAACCGGTTGGAACTGATCTCCTGGGCAAAGAAAATGGAAGGACTGATCATAGAAGATGATTACGACAGTGAGCTTCGCTATGTCGGGCGGCCGATCTCCTCTCTTCAGGGCTTGTATCCCCAAGGCGACATCATCTACCAGGGGACTTTCTCCAAGGTTTTCTCGCCTGCGCTGCGATTGAGCTACATGGTCCTGCCCCGCACGCTGCTGCATGACTACCATCGGCTTTTCCGCAATTATCTCTGCCCGGTACCGCTGCTCATCCAAAGGGCGATGATCCTGTTCATGGAGCGGGGACACTGGGAGCAGCACCTCCGTCGTTGTCGGATCTATTATCGGAAGAAGCATGGAGCGATGCTGAAGGCCATCGAGCAATCTTTCGGATCGAGCGCCAGGGTGATCGGCCAGGGAGCGGGCCTCCATGTCGTGCTTGAATTGACCGACGGCCTGATCGATGAAGCCGGGCTGGTAGAGCGAGCAAAGCAAAAGGGTTGTCGACTATTGCCCGTTTCCGATTTCTACGCTTCGGGAAGTCCCGAGACGAATAAACTGTTGTTAGGGTTCGGGGGAGTCGATATGGATGATATCCCGCATGGAGTTCAAATCCTCTCGACTCTCATCAAATAA